Proteins encoded together in one Papaver somniferum cultivar HN1 unplaced genomic scaffold, ASM357369v1 unplaced-scaffold_21, whole genome shotgun sequence window:
- the LOC113339474 gene encoding F-box/kelch-repeat protein At3g06240-like, which yields MESSDFIHRHATFENSTSKLGNFIFQYRPKHIKRYDYKPCFFVLSSSRGSGDGGEEEDYGQWSYKNLGLAPHLSDDDEYDMYAKYPPQANMVGSCHGIICIHDPHLRDVILWNPATNKYRCLPKSLPLLDEFGALQTEFVLFGFDCETYDYKVIKIAFFTIIKSTVDVTPPNKIQIYSLRSDSWRWCTDSNLHAHSYQGNSENQGRYLNGSYYFLGKTFHTNETRLAFWRYPVLLSFNFSRESFRMIPLQDYISRIDIVGEGDEGKIVHIRLISENTANNDVIRKSSTYINEVYEVCALNDYDYSCSGTNADNDEYSWSKLHTFTVNHLSGRLGPKAITKDGKLGFLCGYDGGLVFINFLTGEMKDIEIVDASVEGLGDVLRADVYKESLVSIDSAFPSSSSYLK from the coding sequence ATGGAAAGCTCAGATTTCATCCATCGACATGCCACTTTCGAAAACTCCACAAGTAAGTTGGGTAATTTCATCTTTCAATATCGTCCTAAACATATTAAGCGCTATGACTACAAACCATGTTTTTTCGTGCTATCTTCGTCTCGTGGTAGTGGTGAcggcggagaagaagaagattacgGTCAGTGGAGTTATAAAAATTTAGGTTTGGCACCACATTTaagtgatgatgatgagtatgatatGTATGCTAAGTATCCTCCTCAAGCAAATATGGTGGGCTCTTGCCATGGCATCATTTGTATACATGATCCTCATCTTAGGGATGTTATCCTTTGGAACCCTGCAACTAACAAGTATAGATGTCTCCCTAAGTCATTACCTCTTCTAGATGAATTTGGTGCATTGCAAACAGAGTTCGTTTTGTTTGGTTTCGATTGCGAAACATATGATTACAAGGTCATAAAAATTGCTTTTTTCACAATTATCAAAAGTACAGTTGATGTCACTCCACCAAACAAGATTCAGATATACAGCTTACGCTCGGATTCTTGGAGGTGGTGTACCGATTCCAATTTACATGCTCACTCTTATCAGGGAAATTCTGAAAATCAAGGTCGATATCTTAATGGtagttattattttttaggtAAAACATTTCACACAAATGAAACCAGGCTTGCTTTCTGGCGTTACCCAGTGCTTCTCTCATTCAATTTCAGCAGAGAAAGTTTCAGGATGATACCTCTTCAAGACTACATCTCTAGGATAGATATAGTAGGTGAAGGTGATGAGGGAAAGATTGTTCACATTAGACTCATTTCAGAAAATACTGCTAATAATGACGTGATCAGGAAAAGTTCTACATATATAAACGAAGTATATGAAGTGTGTGCTTTGAATGATTATGATTACAGTTGTAGTGGTACGAATGCGGATAATGACGAGTACTCATGGAGCAAACTACATACATTCACTGTTAATCATCTATCTGGCCGCCTTGGGCCTAAGGCAATTACGAAAGATGGAAAGCTCGGTTTTCTTTGTGGTTATGACGGTGGTCTGGTATTTATTAACTTTCTTACGGGAGAAATGAAGGATATTGAAATTGTTGATGCCTCTGTGGAAGGTCTAGGTGATGTGCTCAGAGCCGATGTTTACAAGGAGAGCTTAGTCTCAATCGATAGTGCATTTCCTAGCAGCAGCAGTTACTTGAAATGA